The Myxococcaceae bacterium JPH2 genome contains a region encoding:
- a CDS encoding cupin domain-containing protein, translated as MARAIIKRASDSDEHRPFVAHGGSDVLKLGELTVGRAVFEPGWRWSKDVKPLAGTEFCEVVHTTCILSGRIHVKMRDGQEFELGPGDVAFIPPGHDGWVVGDEPCHAVDFTGAEDYARARAGKEEEARPSLQ; from the coding sequence ATGGCACGCGCGATCATCAAGAGAGCCAGCGACTCGGACGAGCACCGCCCGTTCGTGGCGCATGGCGGATCCGACGTCTTGAAGTTGGGAGAACTCACCGTGGGCCGCGCCGTCTTCGAGCCCGGCTGGCGCTGGTCCAAGGACGTGAAGCCCTTGGCCGGAACCGAGTTCTGCGAGGTCGTCCACACCACGTGCATCCTCTCCGGGAGGATCCACGTCAAGATGCGCGACGGCCAGGAGTTCGAGCTCGGCCCGGGTGACGTGGCCTTCATTCCACCCGGCCACGACGGCTGGGTGGTGGGCGACGAGCCCTGCCACGCGGTGGACTTCACCGGAGCCGAGGACTACGCCCGCGCACGCGCCGGCAAAGAAGAGGAGGCACGCCCGTCCCTTCAGTGA
- a CDS encoding class I SAM-dependent methyltransferase translates to MPAPSPAETYLLDYHRRHAGATTRAFAGLPARRGADTLPSSYACLATEVPDDGRPRTVLDLGCGDGTLLALLAQQRTPGLTLFGLDLSAHELTGARARLGDAATLLQGRAQTLPFADASIDRVLSHLALMLMDDVETVLTEVRRVLKPGGQVSVVVPGTRPPTEAVATFIQAVRSSHAVPSLPLGDARVRSGEGLRGLFGAGFSVRSDEELEVIGDGPPERVWESLATTYDVDRMSQENRAALRTTFLAAVAPLLRSDGVLPYRWGLRQLTAARAP, encoded by the coding sequence ATGCCCGCTCCCTCCCCCGCGGAGACGTACCTCCTCGACTACCACCGCCGTCACGCGGGAGCCACGACCCGCGCGTTCGCGGGCCTCCCCGCGCGACGCGGCGCGGACACCCTGCCCTCCTCGTATGCCTGCCTCGCGACGGAGGTGCCGGACGACGGTCGGCCCCGCACGGTGCTGGACCTGGGATGCGGCGATGGCACGCTGCTCGCCCTGCTCGCTCAGCAGCGGACGCCCGGGCTCACGCTCTTCGGGCTGGACCTCAGCGCGCATGAGCTGACGGGGGCCCGCGCGCGGCTCGGCGACGCGGCCACGCTCCTGCAGGGCAGAGCCCAGACCCTGCCCTTCGCGGACGCGAGCATCGACCGTGTGCTCAGCCACCTGGCGCTCATGCTCATGGACGACGTGGAGACGGTCCTCACGGAGGTGCGCCGCGTGCTCAAGCCCGGCGGCCAGGTCTCCGTCGTCGTCCCGGGCACACGTCCTCCGACCGAGGCGGTGGCCACCTTCATCCAGGCGGTCCGGTCCTCCCACGCGGTCCCCTCCCTGCCCCTGGGAGACGCGCGCGTGCGCTCGGGCGAGGGGCTGCGAGGACTCTTCGGAGCGGGGTTCAGCGTCCGGTCCGACGAGGAGCTGGAGGTCATCGGCGACGGGCCACCGGAGCGCGTGTGGGAATCGCTGGCGACCACCTACGACGTCGACCGGATGTCCCAGGAGAACCGCGCCGCGCTGCGCACGACGTTCCTCGCCGCCGTCGCGCCGCTCCTCCGCTCCGACGGTGTCCTGCCGTATCGCTGGGGCCTGCGCCAGCTCACCGCCGCGCGCGCGCCCTGA
- a CDS encoding glutaminase, whose protein sequence is MDYQAILDEVMEATRPVLGQGRVARYIPALAAVDPNHFGMALATVDGALYGVGDWRVPFSIQSISKVFTLALTLAQDGDALWRRVGKEPSGNPFNSLVQLEYEQGIPRNPFINAGALVITDRLLGLTGDARGTLRDFLRAESGNPDVDFDPVVAASEAEHGHRNAALAHFMASYSNIERPVPEVLEHYFWQCSLRMSCADLARACGFLARHGQRAGGERLLTRSQAKQVNAVMLTCGTYDAAGEFAYRVGLPGKSGVGGGIIAIIPNRCGLCVWSPALDARGNSVAGVEALDRFTTRTGLSIF, encoded by the coding sequence GCAGGGTCGCGTGGCGCGCTACATCCCCGCGCTGGCCGCGGTGGATCCGAACCACTTCGGCATGGCGCTGGCCACCGTGGACGGCGCGCTGTACGGCGTGGGGGACTGGCGCGTGCCCTTCTCCATCCAGAGCATCTCCAAGGTCTTCACCCTGGCGCTGACGCTGGCCCAGGACGGCGATGCGCTGTGGCGGCGCGTGGGCAAGGAGCCCTCGGGCAACCCGTTCAACTCCCTGGTCCAGCTCGAGTACGAGCAGGGCATCCCCCGCAACCCCTTCATCAATGCGGGGGCGCTCGTCATCACCGACCGGCTGCTCGGCCTCACGGGCGACGCGCGGGGCACGCTGCGCGACTTCCTGCGCGCGGAGAGCGGCAACCCCGACGTGGACTTCGACCCGGTCGTCGCCGCGTCGGAGGCCGAGCACGGCCATCGCAACGCGGCGCTGGCCCACTTCATGGCCAGCTACAGCAACATCGAGCGCCCCGTCCCCGAGGTGCTGGAGCACTACTTCTGGCAGTGCTCGCTGCGCATGAGCTGCGCGGACCTCGCGCGCGCCTGTGGCTTCCTCGCGCGCCATGGCCAGCGCGCGGGCGGAGAGCGGCTCCTCACCCGCAGCCAGGCCAAGCAGGTCAACGCGGTGATGCTCACCTGCGGCACCTACGACGCGGCCGGCGAGTTCGCGTACCGCGTGGGCCTGCCTGGAAAGAGCGGCGTCGGCGGCGGCATCATCGCCATCATCCCCAACCGCTGCGGCCTGTGCGTCTGGAGTCCCGCGCTCGACGCGCGCGGCAACTCGGTGGCCGGCGTCGAGGCGTTGGATCGCTTCACCACCCGAACCGGCCTCTCCATCTTCTGA